The DNA sequence AGACACTCATTTCCCAAATGGCCCTAAAAAAGCAATTAGGAGCGCTTTTGTGAAGGCTGATCATGCATTTGCAGATGCTACCTCTCTTGATAAGTCCTCCGGTACTACTGCTTTGACTGCCCTTATCTTAGGAAGGTGAGGATTTGCACTACGCATAAGTCATATCTATCTTTGATCATTTCATGTCTGATAAAATTCATGTTTGTTGGAACTGACTGATCACTGAAGTTGATGCAACATTTATGAAAAGATTGTGTCTGCATTGTTTACTCATGTTGTACAATGATGTACTACTAATGCAGGAACATGCTAATCGCTAATGCTGGTGATTGTCGAGCTGTATTGGGGAAGCGCGGAAGAGCAATTGAACTATCTAAAGATCACAAACCTAATTGCACCTCTGAAAGATTAAGAATCGAGAAGCTGGGTGGTGTGATCTATGATGGATACCTCAATGGCCAACTATCAGTGGCGCGTGCTCTTGGAGACTGGCATATCAAGGGTTCTAAAGGTTCAAACTGCCCCTTAAGCTCTGAGCCAGAGTTGGAGGAAATTGTCCTAACCGAGGAGGATGAATTCTTGATAATGGGATGTGATGGCTTGTGGGATGTGATGAGCAGCCAGTGTGCTGTCACAATGGTAAGAAAGGAGCTCATGCAGCATAATGATCCTGAGAGATGTTCGAAAGTACTTGTCAAGGAGGCGCTCCAACGAAACACATGTGACAACCTGACTGTAGTGGTGGTGTGTTTCTCCGAAGACCCTCCTCCTAAGACCAAAATTCCTAAATCCCACAAGAGGAGGAGCATTTCAGCTGAAGGGTTGGACCTTCTCAAGGGTGTCTTGAGCAGCATTTGAAAAACAAACTGCTTCAAGCTGGGAATTTTTCTGAGCCTCTCATCTGCCCTGTTGCGGCTGAAGACTACTGATTTCTTTAACTATACATCCTGTACAATTTGCGATACTACTCAACAATCTCAACTTTGAAGCTTTTAatcagaaaattttcaaattttagtACCATTTAAGTTGCTGTAAGGCTCTTTTGCACCAGTCAGCTTGGTTTTAGGACTTGAATAGAAAGAAAGCTCTTAAAGAGGTAGTCCTAAGTTTTTCCTCCTTCTGCTTCAGTGGCTTGATGTTGTGAATAAGTCATATTATGGACATGGACATTCCCTCTTTAAACCACAATGAACAAGAAACTGGCTGTCAAAAAAATCCATTACTTCGATCACAAGTATATTTATTGAACACTTCAAGTCTCATTTGGTAACACTTTCGCTTATCTTCTGTGATAATACATTATTGCGTACTTATGACTTTGGTTTTGCTTCTAAGTGATCACTAATTTCTCCAATCCCTGATACATTGTTTCTATGTGGTTGCAATATTAGTCACTCATATTTTttgagaaattaaaaaaaaaaaaaaaattgataatgaCAAtcatgggcttgggcttgggcttgttCACCCGGCCCAACTCTTCAGTGCCCCATTTCTACTCTTCTCAGTCttcgaaaaccaaacaaagcagAGAGGACTGCAGGGAGACTAGATTTCAGCCATGGCAACCCTGAAGGAAATCCTAACGCGCCGCCCAGTCGCGGCGACGATCCGCCTCACCGTCCCGGCGGGCGGGGCCCGACCCGCACCTCCGGTGGGTCCGGCTCTAGGTCAATACCGCCTGAACCTGATGGCCTTCTGCAAAGACTTCAACGCCCGAACGCAGAAGTACaaacccgacactcccatggcGGTGACCATCACGGCGTTCAAGGACAACACTTTCGAGTTCACCGTCAAGTCGCCGTCGGTGACGTGGTATTTGAAGAAGGCGGCGGGGATTGAGTCCGGGAGCGGCCGGCCGGGGCACGCGGTGGCGTCGACGCTGTCGGTGAGGCACGTGTATGAGATTGCGAAGGTGAAGCAGTCGGATCCGTACTGCCAGTATATGCCGTTGGAGTCGATTTGCAAGTCGATTATTGGGACGGCGAACACCATGGGGATTCAGGTGGTGAAGGACTTgcagtgatgattttggaggcCGGAATTGCAATCGGAAACCCTAGGTTTGTGTTGCTCGTTTCTTGGTTTGAAGAAAAAGATTGTGTCTTTGTAATAACTGAATAGCTTAGCTTTGTTGCTGTGACAGTTGTAGTTTTTTGGATTTGAATGAGGAAATGAGGATGGATTTGATTTTCACTTTAATTCGCTTGTTCCTTTGTTGATTTCATTTTACATAAGTACATTATTTGGCCAAGTTGAGAAGCTTAGTACATTCTGGTTCTCACTGGTGTCTGATTGGACTCTTTTAACTTGTTACATGAAAACTGATGGAATCGGTTGCGATTTTATTAGATTGAGTTCTTGTATTGAGTAGAAAGTATGGGATGAGTTCATAATGATATGATAACGATACGTTGGTAATTCTAGGTCTTAGGTAGTGGCGTAGATTGCGTGTACAACGAAAGTTTTTGGAAGGAAGCATTTGAGGTTGGTGGTGATGCATTGAGAATACATGGTTGGGCGAGGGGAAGGGAAATTCTAGGTATGTGAGCGAGGCTGTGTTCCTGAAATATCAAATCTCCTTTTCCTAAAATGTCTAGGACAAATGAAGAATGAGGGCTCTATATATCCAGAACACCGTGGTCGGAGCTTCCCTTACAACCTGTGgaaagaaaataagagaaattgatTGACTTTCACCTGTTCTAAACTTTGAGTGTGTCGTGTGGTTTATCTGTGTGCTTAACAATTGTTGGAATTTAGAACTTTATAAATTCATCTTAATGGGAAATGGCCGTTTGGGGGAGCTTTTGGTTGTGCAAATTGTGCACAGTATTTCTGCTGTGTATGCAGGGCTTAATTGTCAATTATGAAAAATAGTAATCTTGTGCTTATTACTGCTGTTTTTGTTCCATTTTAATTCTCAGTTAATCACATTGAGATTCTAAGTCCAGAATGTTTTCTTAAAGAAGTGATAAGACTGCAAGCACCCAACTGCATATCAGTTTGAAAGGGGATAATTGATGAGGTATAGATGGAATTGTGTTGAAAATTCATGTTCATTATGGACTGTAAAAGTCTTAATTATGGATCCCATGTTCGATTGAAATCAAATTTGTTATCGGTCCCTTTGTGAAATTTCAGTTATGAAGTTTGAATATATAATGTTTGGATACTGACTTTGGTGAAGAAATGTCTAGTTTCTTCTTTTTGCAATTGGTGTTGCTGATGTCTGCTTGGGCTTCTGCGCTGGTTAATGATATGAAACTGGGAACGCCTTTTGCTTATGAATGAGGTGATCGCCAGTTGTGGTTAGCCGTTGCTTCTGTCAATATTTGATGTTCATGTTCAATGATTAGAGCAACCATATTTGAAGCTTGGAAGAGGTACTCTGTACCTTAACACCTACCTCAATGGATTTGCGTCTGCAAATACTACACGAATGAAATCTGTCCATGATCATTTAGGAGGGGTCCTTGTTACTTCTACGGCCGAGTTTCAGACAGCCGCCCCTTTCTGTCCACATTAGAACACATGGAAGTTTTACCTAGTCCCTAGTGATAGGCTGATAGCTTATCAATATTTTTGTTGTTACACAAATTAATTTCGATTTAATTATGCGTATGCCGACGCTAGCAGATCACGAGGTCAACACGCTCTTcgactcttctttttctcgtgTTGCCGGTCAAACAAAGTGATCCGGAAAATAAGAATTCTGGTGATACAAGCAAAGATTTCAAAGAAAAAcctatcaaaaaaagaaaagaaaaagatttaaaCGAAAAAACTACGATTAGATCTTTTGATTAGCACAATTACTACCAAGAGATGATCATCTCTTTGTCAAATACATGCTGCAACCACagcccaaaatcaaaatctaacCACAGATTTAATGAGAAATCGCTTGATGTTgctttctatatatatttcatccCACTGAAAAGCAATCATAATCCCAAATCTTAATTTCATTCAGAACAATCCTGTTCCAAATTTTGTTTTCAGCTCCAAAGAACAAAGAGAAAGATAGGAACTACAGTGATAGATATTTATATTCAAATAATTGATTTTTATTCCCAATTGGCTTTTTCTACCCTCCATTTTGCTCTCCCTCAAGCTCAAATAATCTTCCATCTTCCCCACTTTCCCAAAACTCCATTATCTCCATTACCTCAAAACATCATTAAGAACCAGAAATTCCTAAGGTGCATCAAAAACCATGGTGGTGTTCGACAAGGACGCAACCTCATCCTCCCAAACCCTCCCTCCTTTCCCACGCGAGGACACGCCTCTCCTCGGAAAGCGCTCCCATCTCTCCTCACAGTCCAAGACATTCGCCAACGTCTTCATCGCCATCGTCGGCTCCGGCGTGCTGGGCCTCCCCTACACCTTCAAGAAGACCGGATGGGTTTTCGGCTCTGTTATGCTCTTCTCTGTGGCTTTTCTTACCTACCACTGTATGATGCTTCTGGTCAAAACCCGCCGGAGGCTCGAGTCCGATATGGCTCTCTCCAAGGTCAACTCTTTCGGCGATCTGGCCTTTGCCGTTTGCGGCCCAGTTGGTCGATTTGCGGTTGATGTCAGCATCGTGCTGGCTCAGGCTGGGTTCTGCGTTAGTTACATGATTTTCATATCGAATAGTTTGGCATATGTGTTCAACTATTCTGGACCTGATCGAGTTCTGGGTATGAGTCCGAAAAGCTTGTATGTTTGGGGGTGCTTTCCTTTTCAATTGGGGTTGAATTCGATTCCCACACTGACCCATTTGGCTCCTTTGAGTATTTTTGCTGATGTGGTTGATCTTGGAGCTATGGGAGTTGTTATGGTTGAGGATGTAATGATTTTTCTGCAGAATCGGCCCGCTTTGCAAGCATTTGGGGGCTTTTCGGTTTTCTTCTATGGTCTTGGTGTGGCTGTTTATGCATTTGAAGGGATTGGGATGATATTGCCATTGGAATCTGAGGCCAGAGACAAGGACAAGTTTGGCAGAGTGTTGGCTTTGGTTATGGCCTTCATTGCTTTGTTGTATGGAAGCTTTGGGGTTCTGGGTTACTTTGCTTTTGGGGAAGAGACTAAAGACATAATCACTACCAACTTTGGGCAAGGCTTGGTGAGCACTCTAGTCCAGTTGGGTCTCTGCATAAACTTGTTCTTTACTCTACCATTGATGATGAACCCGGTTTTCGAGGTTGTGGAGAGGAGGTTTTGGGATGGGGGGTACTGCTTGTGGCTGAGGTGGGTTATGGTGTTTGTGGTCTGCTTGGTGGCTCTTACAGTGCCTAATTTTGCAGACTTTTTGTCACTGGTGGGGAGCAGTGTTTGTGTGGCTTTAGGGTTTGTGTTTCCTGCTTTGTTCCATTTGATGGTGTTCAAGGAAGAGTTGGGGTGGCATGGGATGGTTTTGGATGGGACTATTGTGGTTATTGGGGTGATTATTGGAGTCTCTGGAACTTGGTCTTCAATAGCAGAGATTGTTGCACCCAAAGCTTGAGGATTTTGAAGCCGCTAATCAATTGAAGTTTGATTGCTGTGTCAATTGTACTATGGtgcatttctttgttaattgtttgaactttgaaccatTTGTAAGGCATAATGTTCGAGCTAATAGAGAACTTTCTTTTTGTGGTGTtgttcttttgatttttcagtCCTTATAAAGCCTTTTGTTGAGGGGAACGGAATGAGGTTTCATTATAAATTGACGATGTCACTCCGTCAAACTAAAGAGATCCAAGAATTCCTCATAATTCATCTCAATGCCCAActagaattattcaaaggaagaTACTTGGCTGACCATGGCTGGTCAGCCTTGGCTGCTCAAAACCAATAAGGACACGACATGTGTCCAATTTCACTTTATCTTCCTATACCAAAACGctgcctctctcttctctctctaccCAACGTCATCACCACAGTTTTGTGGGTACCACTATTCTGCtaaaataacataaaattaAACACATGTTATGTCCTCATTGGTGTTGGTCAGCCACTGCTGACCATGGCTGGTCAGCCAAGTTTTGTCTTCAAAACGAAAAACCAAACTaagaaaccaaaacaaaaaacctaCACCCAACCCAAGCAAAGCAACTGACATGAAGtattgacgcctaagaccctcaTGGTGTACATCTCAGCAACATCACAGCACAAACCTCTGCCTAGGATAGTGTAGGCCTATTACCCTAGCCCTCATGGGAAAGGGTATTCTCCTCTGGCTCCTCCATAGCAAGGCCCACACCCGCTACCTTTGCAGGCTTGGGTTTGTTTCGACGACCACGAGGGCGAACTTTTTTCTTTGGCACCTTCCCAACAGTAGTAATGGTGATCTCCACAAGCCCCTCAGCAAAAGTTTCCGGCAAAGGTAACTCAGCTAAGCAAAGACGCTTCCCAGTCACTAGCCGATCATCTTCGCAAAGCTTGCGCACACCCAAAACCATTGCTTGCCCCCCAGCAAAAAGAAGCCCAGGTTTAGGCCCAAATTTTAGCCCAGAAGTTAAAGGCCCAGTTTCGGTCAACCCTTCAGCGGTCAACCCTAattcaaaattagggtttcccgCTGAAAAGGTCGGGGCTTCCCAACCAGCGCCCACCGTCCTCAAAGGCGACCCAGCCCCTGCCCTAGCTTCCAGCACTGCGCCACCCTCTGACACCGATTCCACGAAGAAATATTTAAAAGCCTTTTTTGTTTGTTCACTCTTGATTTATTATGAAGATATATGGATAGCTTGTGGGCAGAGAATTGAAACAAATGAATCAAAGATGTgtcaaattgaaattgaattgtaTCAAACAAACTAATATAAATTTACTATTTTattttaagggctaaatactatttagtaccctgtggtttgagcccaacatcaattcagtctctcgattttcaatttcatcaaaaacgcCCCTGCATTATCAAATATCATTTAATAGTTCCTTCCGTCATTCTTCCGTTAACTGCAGCCGTTAACTCGCTGACATGGCATGCCACATCAGCTCCTGTGGGCCCATCTCTAAGGCAAAATTTCCAAATTGCCCATGCCTCTCTCCCATCTCCAGAAGAACTCAACTCATCTCTGTTGAATTTCCACATCGATCATCGGCTCCAACCCCAGAAAGCTCATAAAGCCCACCCGCCCTCCCTCCCCACAACAACCCTTCCTCCCTTCGCCGCAGCAACCCCAACCCGCCGCCTCCCCCGAAAGCCCCATCCTTTCTCTCAAACCATACCTGACCCAAGATCAACCTTGCTTTCAGCTCCATGGATGAGAGCGGGAACCTGCTTTCGGTAATTCAGGCCATGATTATGGTTCGGTTTCTGGAGAGAGTGTTTATGCTGGTGGAGTCATCGAAGCTTCTTAAGTAGCTTGAGACCGACGCGAAGGCCGCGCCAGGGAGTAGGCAGCGCTGCGCGAGGTGGGCAGAGAGAACCGGGGGATTCTGGTTGTGTCGATGGCGCTGATGTCGATGGCAGAGGAGAACAGTGGTGTTATCTTCCTCCACCACATCCTCTGCTCAACCTTTGTCAGTTCTTCCTCCACCATATCCTCTTCCCAGACTATATCTTCAAAGTGAGAGAAAGCGAGAAAATTTCAGATCAAACAGATTTGATTTGGAAAGGTAATTCTCAAAGAAGGGTTGTTGTAGTAGATCTGGAAAGGGAGAAGAAATTAATGTTCTTGAAGCTGTGGAGTGTGTCCCGAAAGCCCCAACCTTTCTCCcacttttgcttttttttttttttcctgggttATTCTTTACAATTGATTCATAAAGTACCTTTTTCTTTCTCACGAAGTTGAAACTTCTTCGAACTGGGCTAATGGATCTAACAAGAAAACTATGGTACTAGTAGGGATTGATATTTATGAACCCATGTAGGAATTGATTGTGGGGTGCCGGGGAACCAATTGAGGTTTTCAATTGTTTTTGGTATTAGTTTCAATCTCTGTTTGCAATTGGGGATGTTGGTAGGTTGCAATACTAGGAATGGCTCTGAAATCGTACTTGGAGATGTTGTAAATGACCCAAGATTGGGTGTCACATGaaattggatttcttgcttTCTGGGGATGAAGATCAGTTCTTACTTATGGGGACGAAGACCAGTTCTGATGGAGGCATGGACAATTTGGGAATTTTGCCTTAAAGATGGCGGCCACAGAAGCTGATGTGGCATGCCATGTCAGCGAGTTAATGACTGCAGTTAACGGAGGAATGACGGAAGGATCTATTAGATGAGATTTGATAATGCATGggtgggtgtttttgatgaaattgaaagtcgagggactgaattgatgttgggcACAAACCATAAGGtactaaatagtatttagcccttttaaTAAGGGtgaatttgtttttttaataaaaaagacATTTTGTGTGTACATCCATATGAATTAGAGTCCTAAATTCAATAAACATGATTATAAATCATTAATCCGAATTCTAACTCTCAGTTTAGAAAGGTTTGATTTTCACAATCCAAGTAAACTATCTTTTCAAACTCATCTACCTAGAAATGCTGGGCAGAGTTTCATTTATAAGCTTCATTACTATTAATAAATGGCTCTGCGATTTGTTAGATAACAAGCTTCTCAAATAATCCAATCCTACGAATTTTCATTAATAGCATGTGCTATTTTTTCTTAATGCTCATCTCGTCAGGGTTTTTAGGTTAATGATTATATTCAGCATGTGTGTTATTAGCAAAAAACTAATTTAATCTTTTGTGTGGACTCATAATATCTTAAAACTTTTTCTATTTACCCATGATCAAACTATAATCTTTGATTTTCTCTAACATCTCAAATTTACGAACAAATTTTTTCTAgggaaaatgctcatttacccaattttagcgtaaaatttgcccacttgcttcactaactgttttttaaccccatttacccaaaacactctaagggattatttctcctttacccaattaattctttttttcttctttttatttatttttgggatttttttgctctctctctctctctctctctctctctctctctctctctctctctctctctctctctctctctctctctctctctctctctctctctctctctctctctctctctctcttctctctctctctctctctctctctctccagacgacgtcggatttctctctccctccctccatccctccagcaggtCGCCCACGACGCCTGCTCTCGCCATCGCCGCGCCGAAACTCGTCGTCGTGCTCTCCGCTGCCAGGCTCGACGCCAAGCCAACGGTCCTCGTCGCTTAGAAGCTTGGCGAGACCGGGGttgaccttctgaaggaatcgacgacggactgaaaactgctatctgggactgaaaactgctatctgctattgtgcagtcataaccataaaagttgttacattagtgccccccagtagactttgtattgggggccaatgatgactgctttatttattgacggactgaaaactgctattccaaagtaaatgtagtgttaaattgcagtagtcgataaatgaaaaaaattgtgtggtttgtgtcagtctagtagggggcagtagacagaatattgaccctcaaaatgtgggtttttagacattatctgttgttttgagtgtgaataacttctataatctgtgaaacataggaagcggtgtaatgtttgatggtctattgaggggcagtagacacattagtgccacccaataatgtctttcttaagagacagtaatcatctcttgttgatttgtttgtgataaagtgcaatacactgtgaatccttgaaactggtgcaagttttaatggtttagtggggggcagtagatgtGTCTACTGCCtccaaataatgtcttcatacgaagtcagaacccttcacttaactggtgcaagttttaatggtttagtggggggcagtagacacattactgcccccaaataatgtcttcgttttaagtcagaacccttcacttaactatcattgacagattattgtactttaataaactcaaaacaacataagacttatcaaaactctaatttcagtgattaattaaccacagttaagaaattagtgggaggcaataatctgtctattaccccccaatagaccacaatTTTGACGTCGTCCGAGACCTTTAagggaagcccagacccgattccggcGTGGAGCTTCAGAGCTTCtcggacatctgacgaacaaaactggcgaagcccagaggggttgggatctTGGAGTTAGATGacgtcatcctctggtggttCGACGGTGGGACGGAGCGGCGACAGTGGAGGCCGACATCGACagtggagtggtgggcgtggtggctcagagagagagagagagaaagagagcctgagacgaggttagagaaagagagagaaagagagagagagaaatcgatgagggggaggagagagagatatgagtttaatttgttaattaaaatgagggcaatactgtcaaacactgttagattgggtaaatggggctaaaaaactcttggtggagtaagtgggtaatttttagccaaaaattgggtaagtggtcacagcccctttTTTCTAATAGAAACAAACTAATATTAATTTActattttatttaaaataagggtaaatttgttttcttaatagaAACAACATTTTGTGTGTACATCTGCCCAAGTTAGAGTCCTAAATTCAATAAACATGATTATAAATCATTAATCTAAATTCTAATAATCAATTTATAACGGTTTGATTTTCACAATTCAAGTAAACTATTTTTTCAAACTCATTTACCTATAATGTTGCACAGAATTTTATTTATAAGTTTTGATAAATGATTTTGCGATTTGTTATGAAACAAGCTTCTCAAATAATTCAATCCTACGAAAAAGTTATACATAACTTGAGCTGACGGAGGCCTCCGAGCATCTCGGAGTGACCTTGGGAGTAtgaaacctagggtttcatttTCGTGGCGGCGGTGAACCCTCGTTCCCCTGACCAGGCATCGACGGGCTCCAGGTGAGGGCGGTGTGAGACTGCAGGCACGGCGGCGACGTAGATCGGTGGGTTTGCGTTTGGCTGCAGGGGTTCTCTACGGTGGCGGCGATCTGGTTTCTAGCAGTAGCTCGATCTAGGTTTTCATCTAGGTGGTGCGGCTGTGGTGCTCAGGCATTGATCGTAGGCGTGCGGCGATTGGACTTCTCAAGGGTGGTGATTTGCTCTGAGGCGGCGGCTCTAAAGAAGGTGGTTTGACCGTTGTTTGCTCCCCAGGTCAGGTTCTAAGGAGTTTCTTCTTCTAATCTTGGAGATGGTGGAGGATAAGGGACAGCCGCCGGATTGGTGACCGACGAAGGCTCCCTTGATGGCCGGCGCTGCATCTCGTTATAAGGAGATGTGGGTGGATGCTGGGCTATGGGCCAATGGGCCACTGCTTGCCTAGGTTGCAACAATGTA is a window from the Rosa chinensis cultivar Old Blush chromosome 2, RchiOBHm-V2, whole genome shotgun sequence genome containing:
- the LOC112187703 gene encoding amino acid transporter AVT3B, whose translation is MVVFDKDATSSSQTLPPFPREDTPLLGKRSHLSSQSKTFANVFIAIVGSGVLGLPYTFKKTGWVFGSVMLFSVAFLTYHCMMLLVKTRRRLESDMALSKVNSFGDLAFAVCGPVGRFAVDVSIVLAQAGFCVSYMIFISNSLAYVFNYSGPDRVLGMSPKSLYVWGCFPFQLGLNSIPTLTHLAPLSIFADVVDLGAMGVVMVEDVMIFLQNRPALQAFGGFSVFFYGLGVAVYAFEGIGMILPLESEARDKDKFGRVLALVMAFIALLYGSFGVLGYFAFGEETKDIITTNFGQGLVSTLVQLGLCINLFFTLPLMMNPVFEVVERRFWDGGYCLWLRWVMVFVVCLVALTVPNFADFLSLVGSSVCVALGFVFPALFHLMVFKEELGWHGMVLDGTIVVIGVIIGVSGTWSSIAEIVAPKA
- the LOC112188513 gene encoding probable protein phosphatase 2C 47, whose translation is MMASGFEISPQVTGFVNGCLKDTAAMSAPAPTPPPAMEDHNGDTLVNSNQVAIGKPPRNISVMRHCTSSAFLCESDSDLGNFGLKSPSIETSEFISVFRSGSCSEKGPKQYMEDEYICVDDLEEHLGASVNLPSHGAFYGVFDGHGGVDAASFIKKNLLNFIVQDTHFPNGPKKAIRSAFVKADHAFADATSLDKSSGTTALTALILGRNMLIANAGDCRAVLGKRGRAIELSKDHKPNCTSERLRIEKLGGVIYDGYLNGQLSVARALGDWHIKGSKGSNCPLSSEPELEEIVLTEEDEFLIMGCDGLWDVMSSQCAVTMVRKELMQHNDPERCSKVLVKEALQRNTCDNLTVVVVCFSEDPPPKTKIPKSHKRRSISAEGLDLLKGVLSSI
- the LOC112188164 gene encoding 54S ribosomal protein L19, mitochondrial, whose protein sequence is MATLKEILTRRPVAATIRLTVPAGGARPAPPVGPALGQYRLNLMAFCKDFNARTQKYKPDTPMAVTITAFKDNTFEFTVKSPSVTWYLKKAAGIESGSGRPGHAVASTLSVRHVYEIAKVKQSDPYCQYMPLESICKSIIGTANTMGIQVVKDLQ